One Coregonus clupeaformis isolate EN_2021a chromosome 36, ASM2061545v1, whole genome shotgun sequence genomic window, ttggagggagccgaaagtccgtattgcccagcaacagccccgaaacctgaaggatctggagaaggtctgtatggaggagtgggccaaaatccctgctgcagtgtgtgcaaacctggtcaagacctacaggaaacgtatgatctctgtaattgcaaacaaaggtttctgtaccaaatattaagttctgcttttctgatgtatcaaatacttatgtcatgcaataatatgcaaatcaattacttaaaaatcatgcaatgtgattttctggatttttgttttagattccgtctctcacagttgaagtgtacctatgataaaaattacagacctctacatgttttgtaagttggaaaacctgcaaaatcggcagtgtatcaaatacttgttctccccactgtgtgtgtgtgtgtatatatatatatatatatatatatatatatatatatgtgtgtgtgtgtgtgtgtgtgtatacagtgggggaaaaaagtatttagtcagccaccaattgtgcaagttctcccacttaaaaagatgagagaggcctgtaattttcatcataggtacacgtcaactatgacagacaaattgagattttttttctccagaaaatcacattgtaggatttttaatgaatttatttgcaaatgatggtggaaaataagtatttggtcacctacaaacaagcaagatttctggctctcacagacctgtaacttcttctttaagaggctcctctgtcctccactcgttacctgtattaatggcacctgtttgaacttgttatcagtataaaagacacctgtccacaacctcaaacagtcacactccaaactccactatggccaagaccaaagagctgtcaaaggacaccagaaacaaaattgtagacctgcatcaggctgggaagactgaatctgcaataggtaagcagcttggtttgaagaaatcaactgtgggagcaattattaggaaatggaagacatacaagaccactgataatctccctcgatctggggctccatacaagatctcaccccgtggggtcaaaatgatcacaagaacggtgagcaaaaatcccagaaacacacggggggacctagtgaatgacctgcagagagctgggaccaaagtaacaaagcctaccatcagtaacacactacgccgccaggtactcaaatcatgcagtgccagatgtgtctccctgcttaagccagtacatgtccaggcccgtctgaagtttgctagagtgcatttggatgatccagaagaggattgggagaatgtgatatggtcagattactttttggtaaaaactcaactcgtcgtgtttggaggacaaagaatgctgagttgcatccaaagaacaccatacctactgtgaagcatgggagtggaaacatcatgctttggggctgtttttctgcaaagggaccaggacgactgatccgtgtaaagaaaagaatgaatggggccatgcatcgtgagattttgagtgaaaacctccttccatcagcaagggcattgaagatgaaacgtggctgggtctttcagcatgacaatgatcccaaacacaccgcccgggcaacgaaggagtggcttcgtaagaagcatttcaaggtcctggagtggcctagccagtctccagatctcaaccccatagaaaatctttggagggagttgaaagtccgtgttgcccagcgacagccccaaaacatcactgctctagaggagatctgcatggaggaatgggccaaaataccagcaacagtgtgtgaaaaccttgtgaagacttacagaaaacgtttgacctgtgtcattgccaacaaagtgtatataacaaagtattgagaaacttctgttattgaccaaatacttattttccaccataatttgcaaataaattcataaaaaatcctacaatgtgattttctggatttttttttctcattttgtctgtcatagttgacgtgtacctatgatgaaaattacaggcctctctcatctttttaagtgggagaacttgcacaattggtggctgactaaatacttttttcccccactgtgtatatatatatatatatatatatatacacacacacacaatactagtcaaacgtttggacacatctacttattccagggtttttccttatttttactattttctacattgtagaataatagtgaagacatcaaaactatgaaataacacatatagaatcatgtagtaacaaaaacgAATTCAGagtcttcaaataaccaccctttgccttgatgacagcttggcacactcttggcattctctcaactagcttctcctggaatgcttttccaacagtcttgaaggagttgccacatatgctgagcacttgttggctgcttttctttcactctgcggtccgactcatcccaaaccatctcaattgggttgaggtcgggggattgtggaggccaggtcatctgatgcagcactccatcactctccttcttggtcaaatagcccttacacagcctggaggtgttgggtcattgtcctgttgaaagacaaatgatagtcccactaagcccaaaccagattggatggcgtatcgctgcaaaatgctgtggtagccatgctggttaagtgtgctttgaattctaaataaatcacagaccgtgtcaccagcaaagcaccccacaacacctcctccttcttgctttacggtgggaactacacatgcgcagatcatccgttcacccacaccgcgtctcacaaagccacggcggttggaaccaaaaatccccaatttggactccagtccaaaggacacatttccactggtctaatgtccattgctcatgtttcttggcccaagcaggtctcttcttcttattggtgtcctttagtagtggtttctttgcattaattcgaccatgaatgcctgattcacacagtcccctctgaacagttgatgttgagatgtgtctgttacttgaactctgtaaagcatttatttttgtctgcaatttctgaggctggttactttaatgaacttatcctctgcagcagaggtaactctgggtcttcctttcctgtggcggtcctcatgagagccagtttcatcatagcgcatgatttgtttttgagactgcacttgaagatactttcaaagttattgaaatgttccgtattgactgaccttcatgtcttaaagtaatgattgactgttgtttctctttgcttatttgagctgttcttgccataatatggacttggtcttttacgaaatagggctatcttctgtttacccccctaccttgtcacaacacaactgattggctgaaaggtattaagaaggaaagaaattccacaaattaacttctaAGAAGGCACaacttaattgaaatgcattccaggtgactacctcatgaagctggttgagagaatgccaagattgtgcaaagctgtcatcaaggcaaagggtggctatttgaagaatctcaaatgtaaaatatattttgatttgtttaacattttttggttactacatgattccatatgtgttatttcatagttttgatgtcttcactattattctacaatgtaaaaaatagtgaaaataaagaaaatcccttgaatgagtgtgtccaaacttttgactggtagtgtatgcccTAAAACCAGCTATATATAACATTAATTATTAGTTGGCTCATCTTGAGTTTATTATTTATTATCATTAAATCTAATTTGTAAACCACTGCTCTGTTGCTCACCCACTGATTCTGTATGTTACTGTCTCCCTTCAGGGACATCCTCCTATGGCTCCCAGGGCTCTGGAGGAGAGGGGAAGCTCTACAGCCTGGAGTCCGGCCCCGAGAAGCCCCAGGACAAAAAGAAGAAGAGCTCGGGCCTAGCCACGCTCAGGAGGAGATTCATCAAGCGCCGCAAGTCCAGCCGCTCGGCCGACCACGTGCGGCAGATGCGCGAGCTCCTCTCAGGTTGGGACGTGCGTGATGCCAACGCCCTGGTTGAGGAGTACGAGGGTACAGCAGCTCTCAAGGAGCTGAACCTGCAGGCGGGACTGGCGCGAGCCGAGGCCCGGAGCCTGCAGCGCGACCTGGCCGCGCTCTACCAGCACAAGTACTGCACGGACGTGGACCTGATCTTCCAGGATGCCTGCTTCCCCGCGCACCGCGCCGTGCTGGCTGCCCGTTGCCCCTTCTTCAAGACGCTTCTGTCGTCGTCGCCGGGCTACGGCGCTGAGGTGCTCCTGGACGTGGGCACGGCAGGCATGGACGCGCCCATGTTCTCGGCATTGCTGCACTACCTGTACACAGGCGAGCTGGGCCCAGAGGTGGATGCGCGGCTGCGGAACATGGACGTGCTGGTGCGCCTGAGCGAGGAGTTTGGCACACCTAGCTCACTGGAGGAGGACATGCGTGGCCTTTACGAGCACATGTGCTTCTACGACTCACTGCTCAGCTTCTCATCTGACTCGGAGCTGGCGGAGGTCTTCAGCGCCGGGCCAGCTGCTAGGGTAGTGGCTgggggaggaggggtaggaggaggaCCGGTCATCCAAGGACCCGCAGACGAAGAGCTGCGCGCCCACAAGGCTGTCCTCTCGGCCCGCTCTCCTTTCTTCCGGAACCTCCTGCAGCGGCGCATCCGCACCGGCGAGGAGATCACGGAGCGCGCTCTGCAGACTCCCACACGCATCATCCTGGACGAGTCCATCATCCCCAAGAAATATGCCTGTGTCATCTTGCACTGCATGTACACGGACGCCGTGGAGCTAGCACTTGTGCTGAGGGGAAGCCCCTCGGCTGGGAGCCTGGGGGAGGTGCAGGCCCTGGTGGCCGGAGGCAGGGGGCTTGCCAGTCGTGCTGAGGAGGCAATGGAGCTCTACCACATTGCCCTTTTCCTGGAGTTCAGCATGCTGGCCCAAGGTGAGTCTCGGAGCCCTGATTTGCTCCCCTATGTTTCCTGTTCGCTCGCCTACACCCGAGGCTTTTGTTTACCTAATGAATTCACAAGCTGTTTGGGGGGCTGGGTTCTGGGGAAGGAGCGGCTGTTGTAGCACTCCATGCAGTGATTAATGTAGCAAAGGATTTCCCTGTAGCTCTTAAGTCATATGTTAGCACTTTCCTTCCATTGTCATGGCTCCTTTTGTAACCAGTTGAGATCCAACTCTTCTTTATGGAGGAGAAGTACAGAGTTTCATCATGTCTCGAAGTTGCAATCTCAGTGGACGTTGATGTTGCCTATGTTTTTTGATGGCCTCAATGGTCAGACAAATTGTACATGCATGATGGGCCTCCTAAAAGAGTTTGGGTTTCAATCCATCGTGATGTTGCTTTGTGTTTATGACCCCCTTGGAAATAAATCAAGGGAAAGACTGACACACATACACCTTTTGGGCATTTGAAGTAAACACTTAGGCTAAGCGTTGCGAAAAGCATATCTTTGGAGTTGAGAGATGTGCCTTAGGAGAATTGATTAGTCAGGGAGGAGCATTTTAGTTATGTGAACCTTGCCAACATGAATGATGCTTTATCCATAGTGCAGGTTTGATTTAACTCGTTTCACTTTATCGatggatttttatttttgttgtttatttagGGAATCCACCAAGACCAGCACAGACTTGCTGTCACTGACATTTTGAGATAGACAATGAAATGACAGTTTCCCTAGaaagcaaaaaaaaaagtgttgctTTAAGGTCACAGTGCAATCACTGCCTATCGCCATGTAAGGATTCAGTTTCCCTGTGTCTGCCAATCTTTCCAGCCTCGCCGTCAGCATTGATAGGTAATGGATATCGATCTGACTGTGCCCTGTAAGCTTTGCTGATGTGTTCTCCTCTAGCTTTTGGTTTTCAATTCGAAACATCCCATTCTGCTAGTGACAGCAAGTCTAGGCAAAGCAATCATTTGTCATTGCATGAATTTAACGATTACTTCTGTTTTTCCACTTTCTCAATGGAAAGTTTTAATGTCTCATAGTACACATAGTTGTGTTTAAGGTAGATGGATGACAGGGCAGAATTATGGGTGCAAAACAAGACGTCTCGAGGGTTGTGGTATTTGGAATTTGTCCCTCCACAAAATAgttatttacatttgagtaatttagcagatgctattatccagagcgacttacagttagtgcattcaccttaaagctagaatccttagttgctacatccatttttagacttataaattaattatatataggCTGCCCATAattttttgaagaatataacttaaaaatgcctcatgagttgtacccaatcagaacccaaaatatatttGTTGTACTCCAATGTTTGTATACAAAGTAAATATAAACAAAAACTGTAGCTATAGCCTCAACCTGGTTAATACTATTATTTTGATGTCATTGATGGTCAGTCTTTGCATACATAGCTTTCGCTTTGAATTTGAGTTGTTACAATTCTCCAGGCCCATCCTCAGCTTTTACCAAAACACAGGCGGGGTGTCCGCTTTATTGTTTAAATTAAGGATTCCAACTTTAAGATAACGAGGTGAGACAATCCACGTACTGTCGTAGTAcattttcctcaaagaagttatcagcaaagtcagtgctagtataggaaaagacaagtgcaggtttttagggggggggggataagactgagatgtcttatttaagatactatttgaagaggtagggtttcagatgatTTCGAGcagggactccgctgtcctgatgTTAGGgatgtgttttttgtttttctgTTAAAAAGATAAGGAAaattaataaaatccttgtgaaTTCACAATGCAGCTGCACTGCTGCCAGCAACGGTTTGTGTCTCACAGTGcgtccctttcagatggttaagaATTGCACCTGGACTACCGTTACTGTACCCCAATTCCACCTCACAAAGTCAGCATTTCCTTCTTATTGGCATACAGGAATTCTCTGGTGTCCCTTGGCTTTTTCAAACTGTAGACAACAATGAGGTAGTGGTGGAGAGTCGACTCCAAAATAATTCATCCAAGTCAACTCCTATTATTTTCCCATTAAGTGTTTTTGGAACggaggagactgattagttgccATACTTCCGAGAGCACAAACACTTGCATCTAAGCTagcgagggacggagagagggcgGAGGGGCACACAGTCAGAactgtgcactaggcctatctatcggcaatcaaaagctgtatctTGCAATGGAATGCTGTATCTTGCAATTTCTTGCCTTGCAGTGTCTCacaacttcagtaaagcagggtctatcatcaatgaataggctaggatattctacacgcaacagaccgaagactgaacacacactggcaTCATTAGCGAAAGAGCAGGTGAGCCagcgtgagggagagagaggaggagggggcaggcagaaagagcCGTGCGCCTATGTCTTGGTAATCTGTATCTCGCAATGTCTTGTCTTGCATGTCTCGCAAATTCCTATTGTCTACTTAGGCTATAACACAGTGTtaactgcactgtgattttaatttagtgagggaaaaaaacattgtTCTTCGGTTAAGGATCCCAATCCCTACCTGACGTTAGGGGGAAGctcgttccaccattggggttccaggacagagaagagtttTGACTGGGTTGAGCGGGAGCTGactaggggtgggagggccaagagaccagaggtggcagaatggagtgctCGAGTTGGGGGTGTTTGGTTTAAGCATAGCCTGAATCTAGGTTGTTATCTAACATGCCTGCTTGTTGAGTCTAGAAAAAACGGACGCGTAGACTCATGCTATGATCAATTAGGGCTGGGTGGTATACCGTATTTTAATATATATTTGTATTGATGCATGGACCGGtatgggtttttactttaccttctataatggtatttgaatgtttggtttgttaaatgtgacacgtgtttttatagtttacttcaCTACTAGAGTTATCTCTCTCTGCTCCATGCTGCGTTCCATACAGATTTAGCTCCGCCCCCTGGCACTCAAGGAGGGCATTTGTTGTTGCTTGACCACGagacacttgcgttcagtctgcatggtcaatgcagcacaagcaacaatgttgatgacaacgatgCCGCTTTTCACTTTGCTAAATCCACTAGCATTCTATAATTACagtattagtttgtgtttcttacatctgcaataggctagtttgtcttttcttagcaagttggccCTAAATCTTGTTAGCCagtaatgctaatcgctagttagctggctagctagctaataaatgtactgagtcagagcaaacgtaacTAGCTATACAGCTTGATAATACAAGTGATGGTGtagacctaaatcagcatgttgtttgtgcaccagtatcttctaaatcaaaaaGGAATACgcaaagcatgaatatgttagctacatgaagtagctaagagaacattcaatgtagccaaagattatagggtcctaactgtaagtcgctctggataagagcatcttctaaatgattaaaatgtaaattataGGGTCTCCTAGGAAACACTTACTttattgtacctttatttaactaggcaagtcagttaagaacaaattcttatttacaatgacggcctacaccggccaaacctggacaacgctgggccaattgtgcgccgccctatgggactcccaatcacggccggttgtgatacagcctggaatcgaaccagggggtctgtagtgacgcctcaatcactgagatgcagtgccttagaccgctgcgccactcgggagcccacatcaacactttggttcctaccctgtcacaataactcctccctgtCATTTCCATTCATTGTCATTTCAAACAACACtattcaaagtgctcactattatattctaactatagaattagaataattattatatttccatgattccaacagttcatcCAAGTGTTCTGCtctaaatcgcaagtcaaattacaattgcaacatttggttaaaaataaggcctagaatgtttgcccatatcgtgcagccctacgtgGCAAATTAGtccaggaaatgcagaaatttaTGAAAATGCTGAAAATAGTTTTtggttgaattgaacagtataaaataATCATAACAGAGAAAGACCCATTTGATATCACTTagaatgtacactacatgaccaaaagtatgtggacaccttctcgtcgaacattctaaaatcatgggcattaatatggagttggtccccccccctttgctgctataacaacctccactcttctgggaaggctttccactagatgttggaacattgctgtagggacttgcttcctttcagccacgagcattagtgaggtcgggcactgatgttgggcgattgggCCTGGCTCGCATTCTGCatgccaattcatcccaaaggcgctcgatggggttgaggtcagggctctgtgcaggccagtcaagttcttctacactgatatcgacaaaccatttctgtatggatctcgctttgtgcacggtggcattgtcatgctgaaacaggaaagggccttccctgaACTGTTGCCACAGTTGGAAGCACAgactcgtctagaatgtcattgtatgctgcaacgttaagatttcccttcactggaactaaggggcctagcccgaaccatgaaaaacagcccagaaCATAATTCCtgttccaccaaactttacagttggcactatgcattggggcaggtagcgttctcctggcatccgccaaacccagattcgtccttcggactgccagatggtgaagtgtgattcgtcactccagagactgcgtttccactgctccagagtccaatagcgacgagctttacaccactccagccaacgcttgggattgcacatggtgatcttaggcttgtgtgcggctgctcggccttggaaacccatttcatgacactccagacaaacagttattgtgctgatgttgcttcctgCAGtgtggaactctgtagtgagtgttgcaaccgaggatagacgatttttacgtgctacacgcttcagcactctgcggtcccattctgtgagcttgtgtggcctaccacttcgcggctgagccgttgttgctcctagacgtttccacttcataataacagcacttacagttgaccgggtcaGGTCTAACAAGGCAGAAATTTggtgaactgacttgttggaaaggtggcatcctatgacggtgacaCGTTGAtagttactgagctcttcagtaaggccattctactgccaatgtttgtctgtggagatgtcatggctgtgtgcttgattttatccacatacttttgtgtatatagtgtatgtgttgctaccctagggtcacgcactacCCATAAAGCAAATCTTTAAcatttattattcaaaaacataaaataccggaAAAATTGTAA contains:
- the btbd7 gene encoding BTB/POZ domain-containing protein 7 isoform X2 yields the protein MGVNASSYPHSCSPRFGGNSQSQQTFIGTSSYGSQGSGGEGKLYSLESGPEKPQDKKKKSSGLATLRRRFIKRRKSSRSADHVRQMRELLSGWDVRDANALVEEYEGTAALKELNLQAGLARAEARSLQRDLAALYQHKYCTDVDLIFQDACFPAHRAVLAARCPFFKTLLSSSPGYGAEVLLDVGTAGMDAPMFSALLHYLYTGELGPEVDARLRNMDVLVRLSEEFGTPSSLEEDMRGLYEHMCFYDSLLSFSSDSELAEVFSAGPAARVVAGGGGVGGGPVIQGPADEELRAHKAVLSARSPFFRNLLQRRIRTGEEITERALQTPTRIILDESIIPKKYACVILHCMYTDAVELALVLRGSPSAGSLGEVQALVAGGRGLASRAEEAMELYHIALFLEFSMLAQERYLLLSA